The genomic interval TCGGCTTCTCCCACTTTCTCCGAATCCAGCACTCGGCAGTTACGTCCGTAACCACTTCCACAGTCACCTCCGCCACCACCTCTGACGCTGCACTCGCCAGAACTCATGAAGTATCGCCGCCAATCATCAGGGAGCTCCTTCCGGTGGTCCTGTTTGGAGAGACAGGAGAAAACGCGTGCATGTGCGTGTTCTGTCTGTCTGAGTTCTCCAAGGAGGAGGAGATCCGGTGCATGCAGAACTGTAAGCACATTTTTCATCGCACCTGTGTGGACCGTTGGATCAATAGCAGTCACAAAACGTGTCCTCTTTGTAGGGTTCCCTTTGTACTCAATCCTGTTAGTGAAAGCCTGAGTttctaattatcttttattcattttatttattaaggtttaatatgattttgtttcacaaaaatttttatttttgttgaatttttaattcttttctatttataaaatttaaatatgttatttttctaaattatcatGAATTActttattctctttcttttttaattttttaaattttgttttacattattctctttttttataaatttataaatttataaatttcagtttttaatttaaatttatattaggATAAATTTTAATNNNNNNNNNNNNNNNNNNNNNNNNNNNNNNNNNNNNNNNNNNNNNNNNNNNNNNNNNNNNNNNNNNNNNNNNNNNNNNNNNNNNNNNNNNNNNNNNNNNNNNNNNNNNNNNNNNNNNNNNNNNNNNNNNNNNNNNNNNNNNNNNNNNNNNNNNNNNNNNNNNNNNNNNNNNNNNNNNNNNNNNNNNNNNNNNNNNNNNNNNNNNNNNNNNNNNNNNNNNNNNNNNNNNNNNNNNNNNNNNNNNNNNNNNNNNNNNNNNNNNNNNNNNNNNNNNNNNNNNNNNNNNNNNNNNNNNNNNNNNNNNNNNNNNNNNNNNNNNNNNNNNNNNNNNNNNNNNNNNNNNNNNNNNNNNNNNNNNNNNNNNNNNNNNNNNNNNNNNNNNNNNNNNNNNNNNNNNNNNNNNNNNNNNNNNNNNNNNNNNNNNNNNNNNNNNTAGGATAGTATTTAGTCCTCTAGATAGAAGACACTAAGATAGTATTTAGCCctttagataaaaaaacattaagatAGTATTTAGCCCATTAGATAGAAGACTTTAGGATAGTCTTTAGGCATTGAGATAGTCTTTAGCCCTCTAGATAAAAGGCATTGAGATAGTCTTTAGCCCTTTAGATAGAAGACATTGAGATAATCTTTAGCCCTCTAAATAAAAGGAATTGAGATAGTCTTTAGCCCTCTAGATAGAAGGCATTGAGATAGTCTTTAGCCCTCTAGATAGAAGGTATTAGAATAATCTTTAGTCCTCTAGATAGAAGGTATTGGGATAGTCTTTAGTCTTCGAAATAGAAgacatttaatagttttttgCCCTCTAGGTAGATGACATTTTGGGGGTAGTCTTTAACTCTCTAGATAGAAGACATTGGTATAGTCTTTAGCCCTCCAATATAGAAGACATTGGGATAATCTTTAACCCTCTAGATGGAAGATATTTGGATAATCTTTAGTCCTCTAGATAAAAGACATTGGGATAGTCTTTAACTTTTTAGACAAAAGACACTTGGATAGTTTTTAACCTTCTAGACAGAAGACACTTGGACAAATTTTAACCTTTTAGATAGAAGACACTTGGAAAGTTTTTAACCATTTAGACAGAAGAC from Vigna radiata var. radiata cultivar VC1973A chromosome 9, Vradiata_ver6, whole genome shotgun sequence carries:
- the LOC106773204 gene encoding RING-H2 finger protein ATL2, with protein sequence MGFTVCCAELYFPTPFISLSEILGLLRNLVFFYFFNIFGFSHFLRIQHSAVTSVTTSTVTSATTSDAALARTHEVSPPIIRELLPVVLFGETGENACMCVFCLSEFSKEEEIRCMQNCKHIFHRTCVDRWINSSHKTCPLCRVPFVLNPVSESLSF